From a single Phycisphaeraceae bacterium genomic region:
- a CDS encoding zinc ribbon domain-containing protein, producing the protein MSTTSKVSCQGCGRTYRWQPNLAGKKVRCKCNAMFVMPSSDPAAKSTATDLALDDMDLKLDLSSVMESEKKANVDPTSGTSEIDSAYDLAGSEPATPVNKTSPGVTAGAGSPTKCPSCNAKVGTGAVICIACGYNLKEGRKLSTETGGVVREISAPSGKRRSVDTAPRGGFFFRLSRGWEFAKISYGIIWDFKQLIVFPILSTLSAILIILSFVLPLWATGSYHRFTEFLDNAGNNHDPVVYLTAFAFYYVNFFIIVFFNTALTACAMKVTQGEVPTVKYGLSVAVKRLPQIAAWALLSAIVGVVLKIIENTHEKIGKIVAALLGSAWTILTYFVVPVLAVEGVGPFKALKLSMTTLKETWGEGLSGNFALGLLSFLFALPIYLLLFLGIYLSASSGNTVVAVAIIGVALLVFLIHAAADSAASGVFRALLYNYATGRSMPADLDEDLFATAFGSR; encoded by the coding sequence ATGTCAACCACAAGCAAAGTCTCCTGCCAAGGGTGTGGGCGAACGTACCGCTGGCAACCCAATCTTGCGGGTAAGAAGGTCCGCTGCAAATGCAACGCGATGTTTGTAATGCCCAGCTCTGACCCTGCCGCCAAATCCACCGCAACGGATTTAGCTCTCGACGATATGGATCTCAAACTCGATCTCTCCTCCGTAATGGAGTCAGAGAAAAAAGCGAATGTTGATCCAACTTCCGGAACCAGCGAAATCGACAGCGCATACGATCTGGCTGGCTCAGAACCTGCGACGCCGGTCAATAAAACCTCGCCCGGCGTAACGGCTGGGGCGGGGTCGCCTACCAAATGTCCGTCATGCAATGCAAAAGTCGGAACTGGGGCTGTCATCTGTATTGCCTGCGGCTACAACCTCAAGGAAGGCAGAAAACTCTCAACTGAAACAGGCGGAGTCGTCCGCGAAATATCCGCTCCCAGCGGAAAACGTCGATCGGTCGATACCGCACCGCGTGGTGGATTTTTCTTTCGTCTATCGCGCGGCTGGGAGTTTGCCAAAATCAGCTATGGCATCATCTGGGACTTCAAGCAACTCATCGTTTTTCCGATTTTGTCAACTCTTTCCGCGATCTTGATCATTCTCAGCTTCGTGCTACCGCTCTGGGCAACCGGCTCCTATCATCGGTTCACCGAGTTTCTGGACAATGCGGGAAATAACCATGACCCCGTGGTTTATCTCACCGCGTTTGCGTTTTACTACGTCAATTTTTTCATCATTGTCTTTTTCAATACCGCGCTGACAGCTTGCGCGATGAAGGTAACGCAAGGTGAAGTCCCTACGGTGAAGTATGGCCTGTCTGTCGCGGTAAAACGACTGCCCCAGATAGCTGCATGGGCGCTGCTGTCTGCGATTGTTGGCGTGGTCCTAAAGATCATCGAGAACACGCATGAAAAAATTGGAAAGATCGTCGCTGCCCTGCTGGGTTCAGCCTGGACGATCTTGACCTATTTCGTCGTGCCCGTATTGGCGGTGGAAGGCGTAGGCCCCTTCAAGGCACTGAAGTTGTCGATGACCACGCTCAAAGAGACCTGGGGCGAGGGGTTGAGCGGTAATTTCGCTCTTGGTCTGCTGAGCTTCCTGTTTGCTCTGCCGATCTACCTGCTCCTGTTCCTGGGTATCTACCTGAGTGCAAGCAGTGGTAACACTGTGGTGGCTGTCGCGATCATCGGTGTGGCCCTTTTGGTGTTTCTCATTCATGCAGCGGCTGACAGTGCTGCCTCCGGCGTGTTCCGGGCACTTCTGTACAACTACGCAACAGGACGATCAATGCCTGCGGATCTTGATGAAGATTTATTTGCGACGGCATTCGGCAGTCGTTGA